Within Myceligenerans xiligouense, the genomic segment GGTCGAGATCGACCCGGTGCTGGCCCGGCAGATTCCCCTGACCGTCGAGTCGCACGCCCCGGGCGCCGACTTCGAGGTGGTCCAGGCCGACGCGATGGACGTCACCGAACTGCCCGGCGAACCGCCGACGGCACTCGTCGCGAACCTTCCGTACAACGTGGCGGTGCCGATCCTCCTGACCTTCCTGGAGCGCTTCGGATCCCTGGAGCACGTGCTCGTCATGGTGCAGGCGGAGGTCGCCGACCGGGTCGCCGCCACACCGGGATCGAAGGTCTACGGGATCCCCTCGGTGAAGGCCGCCTGGTACGCGGACGCGCGCCGCTCCCTGGCGATCAGCCGGAACGTGTTCTGGCCGGTGCCGAACGTGGACTCGGCCCTCGTCGCGCTGGAGCGCCGCGACCCGCCGTCGACCGGCGCCGGCCGGGAAGCCGTGTTCCGGGTGGTCGACACCGCCTTCGCGCAACGTCGCAAGACCCTGCGCGCGGCGCTGAGCGGCCTGGCCGGCTCGGGCGCCGCCGCCGAGGAGGCCCTGCGCGCGGCCGGCGTGGACCCTGGCGCGCGCGGCGAGACCCTCACCGTCGAGGAGTTCGCCCGGATCGCGGAGTACCTCGCGTGAGCGGCCACCTGCACGCGGCCCCCGAGCCGTCGGTGACGGTCCGGACGCCCGGCAAGGTGAACCTCGTGCTGCGCTCGGGCGCCCGGCGCGACGACGGCTATCACCCGCTGTCGACCGTCTTCCAGGCGGTGTCGCTGTTCGAGGAGGTCACGGCGACGCACGTGGCCCCAGGGACCGGGATCACGCTGACGGTGAGCGGCCCCCAGGCCGACGTCGTCCCCCTCGACGAGACCAACCTGGCGTGGCGCGCGGCCCGCGCCGTGGCCGGTCACACCGGGATGGACGCCGACGTCGCCC encodes:
- the rsmA gene encoding 16S rRNA (adenine(1518)-N(6)/adenine(1519)-N(6))-dimethyltransferase RsmA; protein product: MNTRQGALLGPAEIRDLAGRLGVRPTKTLGQNFVHDGGTVRKIVRAANLRPGERVVEIGPGLGSLTLGLLDAGASVVAVEIDPVLARQIPLTVESHAPGADFEVVQADAMDVTELPGEPPTALVANLPYNVAVPILLTFLERFGSLEHVLVMVQAEVADRVAATPGSKVYGIPSVKAAWYADARRSLAISRNVFWPVPNVDSALVALERRDPPSTGAGREAVFRVVDTAFAQRRKTLRAALSGLAGSGAAAEEALRAAGVDPGARGETLTVEEFARIAEYLA